AGAGGGTTCTTTATTTCGTGGGCTATTCGTCTTGCAACTTCCCGCCAGGCGGCCATGCGTTGCGCCTTGATCAATTGTGTCAGATCGTCGAAAACGACGACGGTGCCGACGAATTCATCGTTTTCATCCTTGAGAACGGTCAGATTGACGAGGAGGGTGAGCTTGGCATCGCGTATGGGTATGGTTACCTGCTTGTTGACCGTATCCTGCTGGGAAACGATGAGATCGCGCAGCATGCTCTTTACTATGTCCAGATGGACCGGCTGCAAAACCTCCCGAAAATTTTTGCCGGTAACCTTCTGGGTGTTGATGTTGAGCAGGCGCTCGGCTGACTTGTTGACTGTTGTCAGAACGCCCTGTTTATCCACCGAAATTACCCCGGCATTTACGTTTTTCAGGACGATCTCCATGTAACGCCGCCTCTGTTCCAGCTCAAGGTTGCTGCGGCTCAATTCTTCGTTGGTATTTTTCAGGGCCAGCTGGTTGTTTCGCAAATCCTGGGTCATCTTGTTGAATGACGAAATCAGCATGCCGATCTCGTCATTGCCCTTTTCACCCAGGTGAACATCCAGGTTCCCCTCGGCAACCTGTCTGGTGGCCTCGGCCAGCTCCTGGATCGGGATGGTAAGACTTTTTGCCAGATAAACGCCGAACCAGACCGCCAGGAAAATGATCACCATGGTGATGAGAAAAAGGGTGAGTATATAGCCGGTGGTGATGGGATTTTTCAGGATCTTCAGCTGGCGGAATTCGTGGTAAGAGGTGGATATTTCCTTCATCTTGCTTACCAGGGAGTAGGGTACGTAATAATTGACAACGACGACACCCACCACATCCGCTTCATTCCAGTTGGAATGGACGGGGACTATGCCGCGGATCAGATCTGCCTTGCCTACCGAGTTGACCTTGGTTACCTGTTTTCCCTGCAGTCCGATTTTGATGTCTTCCGACGAGGGGTTGGTAAATTCACCCAGGGGCAGCTTGGGATTGGCAGCCCTGACCAGTTCTTCCTTCTGGGATGAATAGACTTCTACTACCCCCAGATTATACTCCTTTTGCTTCTGCCTGATCACCGCCTTGAGCCGGGGCAGGTTTTCCTCGTTGAGGAGTTTCTGTTCCTTGATGATGGCGCTGATTTGCTCACCGTAGTAGAGGGCATTTGCCGCCGAAGTCTTGTAATAAGTCTGGGCAACTTCCATGGATTCATCCAGGGAGGTTTCAACCTGTTTGTTGAACCAGTTTTGGATGCTGTTGGTAATGAAGCCGGCGGAAACGAAGAACAGAAGCATTGTCGGAACCAGTGAAAGGCCGACAAAGGCAAGAACCAGCTTGGTGCGGAGCTTGGCCCCCAAAGCATTTTGGCGGTGCTCGATCATGAGCTTCGCCACATTGCGGAACACCATGAAAATGAGCAGGATGATTAGAAGTATGATGACATTGATAATGCCGAAAATGACGATATTGTTGCCCATCGGCACTTCGGAACTCAGCTTTGAAAGATGAATTTCGGTAATGGTTAGAAATATGATAAGCAGGAGGGAAAAAGCGACAATGAATCCCTCCCGTTTTCTCTTGCGCAACTCAGCTTTAGGCAGACCTTTTTCCGTATCGTTTCCCAATTTTATTTCCTTTTCAGTAAATATGCCCGGTAACTCTATATGAAAGCCGTATTTATTTCAAGCCGCCCAGGCGCCCAAACAAAAAAAGCAGCCTTGCGGGCTGCTTTCAGAGTACGGGAGGATGATTCCTCTCAGCAGGCTTCCAACCATGCCATTTCCGGGATACCGAGAGGGATCTGGAAAGTCTTCTCATTGCTCTTGTCTTCCATAACAGTCCAGCAGTCGGGGCGGGACAGAAGT
This region of Geotalea daltonii FRC-32 genomic DNA includes:
- a CDS encoding sensor histidine kinase; this encodes MGNDTEKGLPKAELRKRKREGFIVAFSLLLIIFLTITEIHLSKLSSEVPMGNNIVIFGIINVIILLIILLIFMVFRNVAKLMIEHRQNALGAKLRTKLVLAFVGLSLVPTMLLFFVSAGFITNSIQNWFNKQVETSLDESMEVAQTYYKTSAANALYYGEQISAIIKEQKLLNEENLPRLKAVIRQKQKEYNLGVVEVYSSQKEELVRAANPKLPLGEFTNPSSEDIKIGLQGKQVTKVNSVGKADLIRGIVPVHSNWNEADVVGVVVVNYYVPYSLVSKMKEISTSYHEFRQLKILKNPITTGYILTLFLITMVIIFLAVWFGVYLAKSLTIPIQELAEATRQVAEGNLDVHLGEKGNDEIGMLISSFNKMTQDLRNNQLALKNTNEELSRSNLELEQRRRYMEIVLKNVNAGVISVDKQGVLTTVNKSAERLLNINTQKVTGKNFREVLQPVHLDIVKSMLRDLIVSQQDTVNKQVTIPIRDAKLTLLVNLTVLKDENDEFVGTVVVFDDLTQLIKAQRMAAWREVARRIAHEIKNPLTPIKLSAQRLRKRYLSKFEGEEKVFDECTDMIIKSVDELKTLVDEFSNFARMPAAQPSPNNLNEILHEAITLYQEAHRNITFSLRTDENIPMIQLDRDQIKRVLINLLDNAVAAIDGNGAIIIESTYNRELKMVTFTVADTGHGILPEDRARLFEPYFSTKKAGTGLGLAIVNTIISDHHGFIRTKDNQPKGTIFTIELPISGAWV